GCCCGGAGACCTCCCGGATACATTGTGTGATGGTAATAAATCTTGTCTGTTTTTTTCTTGCCTGTGAAGGTCACTTTATCAGCATTAACAACAATTACAAAATCTCCTGTGTCAATAGAAGGTGTATAGGTCGGCTTATGTTTACCTTTTAATATTGTTGCAATCCTGCTTGCAAGCCTGCCAAGATTCTTGTCATTGGCATCCACTACAAACCATTTTTTGTTGTTTTCCCTTTTTGCAAAGAATGTGCTATTCATAATTTAATCCATCCCACTTTAGAATTTAAACAAGAAACTAATTGTTATGCCCATTTTTATCCGAATTAATCTAATAAAGTTTCTAATTTTTGTCAAGGGTTTTGTTATTTTTGTTATTTTTGTTATTTTTTGTCATTTTCTATAATCTGATTTTTTCTTTTCATAAGGCACGAATAACCTAGTGGTCCTGGTTTTTGTTCTTTATTGGCATCAAACCTGAAGTCTTCAAGCCAGATAAAGTCAAAGAATGCGGAAAATACATCCCTTATTTCATCTTCTCTCAAGGTTGGCGGACCGTCTTCCCTTGGTTCTTTTGCATTGCCGCACAGCATGAGATATACACTCCCCTCTGTAGTTAATTTTATTAGCATTTCAACGAATATTGTCCTATCGCTGTCTTTAATGGTATGAAAGCATCCTCTGTCAAAGATAAAGTCAAACGGTCCTCCTTTTATATTCAAATCAGGCAAAGTTGTTTTGATAAAATCTACCTTGACCCCGACAGTTTTTACTTTTTCCATTGCCATTTTTATGGCAATATCAGACACATCTAAAGCAGTTACATCAAATCCCTTCTGTGCAAGATAGATGGCATTTGTCCCTGTGCCGCATCCGATGTCAAGGGCACGACATAGTTTAACAATACCGCTTTTAATGACTTTCTTTAGTTCGGATGAAGGGAAACCTGTATCCCATGGCGCATCACCCTCTGTGTAACTTTTATCCCAGTCTTTATTCATCATTACGGATAAAGCCCTCTTACCTCAATAGCCTCTGCAACCCTTTTAACACCGAGCAGAAGTGCAGATGTCCGCATATCAAGATTTTTATCTTTTGAAAGGGCATATACCTGTCTGTATGCATTTATCATAATCTCCTCAAGCCTTTTGTATATTTCATCCTCTTTCCAGAAAAATCTCTGTAAATCCTGAACCCATTCAAAGTATGAGACAACAACACCGCCTGCATTTGCAAGTATATCAGGGAGCATAATTACACTTTTGTCATTTAAAATCTTATCTGCATCTGGTGTTGTGGGTGCATTTGCGCCCTCTGCAATTATCTTTGCCCTGACAGTCCCTGCATTTTTTGAATTTATCTGTCCTTCTGTAGCAGCGGGGATAAGCACATCGCAGTCAATAGAGATGAGTTCATCCAACGTGATATTATCAGCAGGCTTAAATCCAACAACTGTTTTATTTTCTCTTTTAAATTTCAGAACATCAATTATATTCAAACCTCTTGAATTATATATTGCGCCCTTGGAATCGCTCACTGCAACAATCTTTGCCCCCTTTTCATAAAGAAGTCTTGCGGCAATTGCGCCGACATTTCCAAAGCCGATTATCGCAGTCCTCAAGCCTTCAACAGAAAGTCCCAAATTCCTGACTGCCTCCAGCAGGACTGCAACAAGTCCTTTTGATGTCGCCTCCCTCCTTCCCATAGAACCGCCTATGCAGATAGGTTTTCCTGTAACAACGCCCGGCACAGAGTAGCCCTTTGCCATGCTGTATGTATCCATAATCCATGCCATTACCTGTTCGTTTGTATACATATCAGGCGCGGGTATGTCCTGCTCAGGACCTATAAACGGAAGGAGTTCATATGTGTATCTCCTAGTCATCCTCTTGATTTCATCCCTTGACATCTTTGTTGCATCTACGGCAATCCCCCCCTTTGCACCACCGAATGGAATGTCAACAACTGCACATTTCCATGTCATAAGCGCTGCAAGGGCAGTAATCTCATTTAAGGTTACTTTGGGGTGGTAGCGGATGCCACCTTTTGTAGGTCCCCGTGCCGTGTTGTGCTGAACTCTGTAGCCTTCAAAAAATTTCACGGTTCCGTCATCCATCATAACAGGCACAGATACGATTATTGCTCTCTTTGGTATGCGGAGTCTGTTGTAAATAGCGTCAG
Above is a genomic segment from Deltaproteobacteria bacterium containing:
- a CDS encoding methyltransferase domain-containing protein; this translates as MMNKDWDKSYTEGDAPWDTGFPSSELKKVIKSGIVKLCRALDIGCGTGTNAIYLAQKGFDVTALDVSDIAIKMAMEKVKTVGVKVDFIKTTLPDLNIKGGPFDFIFDRGCFHTIKDSDRTIFVEMLIKLTTEGSVYLMLCGNAKEPREDGPPTLREDEIRDVFSAFFDFIWLEDFRFDANKEQKPGPLGYSCLMKRKNQIIENDKK
- a CDS encoding Glu/Leu/Phe/Val dehydrogenase; translated protein: MTECQNDTYKEVLDRLEDVNRYLNLPDAIYNRLRIPKRAIIVSVPVMMDDGTVKFFEGYRVQHNTARGPTKGGIRYHPKVTLNEITALAALMTWKCAVVDIPFGGAKGGIAVDATKMSRDEIKRMTRRYTYELLPFIGPEQDIPAPDMYTNEQVMAWIMDTYSMAKGYSVPGVVTGKPICIGGSMGRREATSKGLVAVLLEAVRNLGLSVEGLRTAIIGFGNVGAIAARLLYEKGAKIVAVSDSKGAIYNSRGLNIIDVLKFKRENKTVVGFKPADNITLDELISIDCDVLIPAATEGQINSKNAGTVRAKIIAEGANAPTTPDADKILNDKSVIMLPDILANAGGVVVSYFEWVQDLQRFFWKEDEIYKRLEEIMINAYRQVYALSKDKNLDMRTSALLLGVKRVAEAIEVRGLYP
- the rplM gene encoding 50S ribosomal protein L13; the protein is MNSTFFAKRENNKKWFVVDANDKNLGRLASRIATILKGKHKPTYTPSIDTGDFVIVVNADKVTFTGKKKTDKIYYHHTMYPGGLRAVSLGSVLKEKPEEVIKKAVWGMLPKGRLGRDMMKKLKVYAGNTHSHHAQKPEDLILSQK